TAAAACAGCACAATCCGGCTCTTTTGTATGAGTACAGCTAGAAAATCTGCAATCATTTTTATACGGCAAAAACTCATCATAAAAATCTTTTAATTCATTATACTTCAAATTTTTAAGTTCCAGCAAACTAAAACCAGGCGTATCAGCAATAAAAAAATCTTTGACAGGAATCAGTTCGGTATGTCTTGTAGTGTTTTTTCCTCTTAATATTTTTTCGCTCAGATCTCCTGTTTGGGAATAATTGCATCCTAATATAGCATTAATTAAACTAGATTTTCCTACAGCGGATTGCCCTGCAAAGCAATTAACTCCGCCTTGCATTATTTCTATCAATTTATCAATATTATAACCTGTTTTTGCAGAAACCTTTATAAATTTTGATTTTGCTTTTGAATATTGTTGTTCTATTTCGTCAGCATAATCATTATTAATATCTATTTTATTGAAGCACAAAATCGGCTCTATTTTATTAAGTTTTGCCGCGATAATAAGCTTATCAATAAGATGCAAATCTGCTTCAGGAACACATGAAATTACTATGACAATCCGGTCTATATTGGCTATCGGCGGTCGTA
The nucleotide sequence above comes from Clostridia bacterium. Encoded proteins:
- the rsgA gene encoding ribosome small subunit-dependent GTPase A, producing the protein MVRRGIVTKGISGKFFVQIDGQLIECYARKKLKKEDSIVLAGDIVDVDTSECVIENIVPRKNMLIRPPIANIDRIVIVISCVPEADLHLIDKLIIAAKLNKIEPILCFNKIDINNDYADEIEQQYSKAKSKFIKVSAKTGYNIDKLIEIMQGGVNCFAGQSAVGKSSLINAILGCNYSQTGDLSEKILRGKNTTRHTELIPVKDFFIADTPGFSLLELKNLKYNELKDFYDEFLPYKNDCRFSSCTHTKEPDCAVLNAVSKGEISSSRHKRYTEMYFELKENQSFN